Within Vicia villosa cultivar HV-30 ecotype Madison, WI linkage group LG1, Vvil1.0, whole genome shotgun sequence, the genomic segment GCTGGATTAAACGCGCCAAATCTTCGTGTTCGATTTTGAATGCTCTCGATTTGATGGTCTGACAAGGTTTCGAACTGATGAATCGAGTAGCCGATGTGAAATCGTGAAAAATATAGGAATCAGAAGTCGATTTCCATATACGGAGCCACTATTCCGTATTGGaaccaaaaattgagtgaatgtCAAAGGTAATGACGGATCTAAGCTTTCGTTGCGGTGGAGAGGGGGGATtgacctgcaaggttagcactcgAACGATCTAGTCAATATGTAAGGGAGAAGAgtgaattgaatttgaatttgaaatcggAATTGAGTACCTGAATTTACGCATTCTCAATATATAGTTGAGAGAATAACAAACTTGATATTTGTCAAACATGGATCACAAAGAATCGTTGAATACATCTGAAGTTTAGATCATATGTGGTCATCAATAAGATAATTCTTATGCGTTGAGAAGATTCTGAAAGAATTGCAACTCTTTTAAAATGGTCAACCGAAATTACTATGATTGGCCCATAACAAAGactatttcaaatttcaaataaatgAATTATCCATTTAACAACATTCTCATTTTTTTCTTGCATCActagtttttgtgttttttttagatAAATGATAGAGATTgactaatatatttataaatacctGTATTTGATAATGCAAGAAATGAGGAACCATATATACTCTATAGGATAGGTTGAATAGTAAATTGTGACGTGTGAGTATTTCTTCTTGTCCTAAATCACACGTTTtccttttcaaattttttaatcaCAATTTGgtgtaaaaagaaattaaagacttTTTATGATacgaataaaaaacaaaattttccaaTGTAcatgaatttattatttaaactaCTTAATAATTTAATATCTTTTTAGACTATCAATAAATTACAAATGTTAAATACAATAATTAAAAACAGATAAGttcatttatattaatatattttatgtatttatttataaaaaggtGAATCGACACTgaattttggaagtatttataaGAGTGTGGCTGAAAACTGTGAAGCATAGAGAATGGTGTAGCATTCTCTTTCAATCTCCATCAATTTCATCTCTTCCAATTCACTTCTTCCAAATCAGAAAACTGTTGCTATTTAATTTCCTAACCGTCGTCTTATCTACCATTCTTCTACTGTCACATGTGTTACACATTAAAAAGAGAATAGTATAGCCACGGATTCACCGTCACTACAAAAAGACGACATAAAAAATGGTGATATTGAACCTTGGAAAGAAGCAGATTAAGAAGAAGTTGGAGAATGAAGGAGTGAGAGTTGGGAAATATGAATTGGGTAGGACTCTTGGTGAGGGTAATTTCGGTAAAGTAAAGTTTGCTAAGAACACTGATTCTGGACAACCTTATGCTGTTAAGATTATCGACAAGAACAAGATCGTTGATCTCAATATTACCAACCAGGTTTGTTTCAAATGcatgtttttatttttctctctctttcgttctgctctttttttttcatgtttattGGAAGGAACTTTTTCTGTTTCCTCTTCAAGATTTTAATCATCATAAAAAATCTACTAATGTTTATGACTCATAGCTCATGTTCATTGAGAAATCCATCTAGTTTTTAATTACATATAATTATACTATTGATTCAAGGATTTGGTTTTACAGCTTCATGTAAAATAGTTCTTgtttatttcattaattttttagTCACTAAATATTGGTAATTTTAAGAGAataattttctattatttatatGAGTTTTGAGTAAAGTGtaataaaaatcaaactttttggTCGATCCATCCGTTACAATTGACTCACATAAACAATTTTTATGgtatcattttttaataaatataattattttttcaatatcaaattaattcaaaacaatttcaaatatatatctaaaataatagaatataaactaaaatattaaaatattaatttaataattaatattttaaattatcaaaattaaataatgaCGGATTCATAATAATACTAGGGTCCTATCATTTATCATCCGATCCATCTTCATATTTTATACTCTAATCCAATTATTAAAATGGATTTATTCATGAAATTTGAGGTGAGTTGGAATAGTTATCCAAGTAGTCATCTATGGATTTTGTTGTCATATAAGTGTCAAATGGATGGATTCTCACCTAAAAGTCCCAATATGCAAATGGGTAGATGGTCCAACCTAATACTCCCTTCTTATGACTTATTTGAATTTTTGCGCATTTTAAAGATAATTATAGTTATATTGATattgattataataataaattaaagtttattgattaaaaatacttttattatttataattaataaagttATTAGTTGAATTAAAATACCATAAATATGGTCAAAGATGTATGAACTTGCCTAGTCTTATTCAATTTATACAATAAGACTAAAAGTATCCAATTAATAGGTGGGTTTGACATATCATATTTTTCGGTTTAAGTATGTAATTTGATAAATGGTTGTGAAAATTGCAGATAAAGAGAGAGATAGCTGCCTTAAAGCTCTTAAGGCATCCCAATGTTGTTAAATTATATGAGGTAATAATTTTGTTATTCTctacatttttttataattagtagtttttatcatttaatggatattaaaaaaatataatcatacaaaaggaaaaagtttaaataacttttgaatattatattcaattaaaaaagatatttaaaataattaaaaataataataataataacatcaaTAATTTATATTAGTATTGTAAAAAGAAATATAActtgttataaatatttttcttaaaatggcatataataaaaaatatcaaaaatatatttttgtaagaAAGGTAATGCCCATGTGCTCTCACATTAAGATATAGTATGATATAGTGTATTATTCTACACATATCTTTGTCCAAAGTTGTTACAACGGGTTATGGAggttgtttttatatatataacatgttgatattattatttcaattattattttttggtctagttttatatatttaatttatactcATTTGACAACAACAGCCAGGCTAAGACCCTGAAAATGTCAATgaatgaaaatttaaaaagaagTTAATCCTCAgaatcatttatttattatgttctTCCATTTGACAAATTCTGCTGATTATTCTAAGGAATGTTTTGGTTTACACAATCATCCAATGAGTTTAGACAACTCATTATCTCATTCCCACTTATTAATAACAGGGGCGGTGATTAGTCCTCAAAcactatattataatttatttacattttttacaattttatatGCTTTGATATAATTGTTGAAGTTTATTAGTTTTTCTTCTTCCAAataatcatatttttaaaataaaaagaaactcaAATAATTACTCTTCAGAAAATCAAAGTAATCACTTTTCAAAAGAGATGTTGTGTTGCATGCATAGAAATTAAATAGGAGATGCCACACTGCATGACGCATGCACTTAAATTTTAAGAGGAGACGTTGtgacaaatttttatttatttgaaaattaataaCTTTGATATTTTTTCTTTGAAATAGTGGTTATtcgagtttgaattttttttaaaaaaaaatgattatttaaaaaaattaatgtattATGTAACATTAAATTTGAGTATATTATATGATACTTTAATATGATTGAGTATGGGTGATCAAATCAAAAGCAAAGAATCCAGCTAAGCTTGAATAAACGTTTTGTCAAAAAAATGTTGTTTTGTCACATATCAAACCTAGGAACATCCTGTTTGGTGGGAGTCTTGAAACTAATTAATCATTTTTGTTTGCTCATAATGAAACAAAACAGCGTGAggataataaatcaaatcaaatcaaatcacgCTACCAATCCTTTTACTTTGAAACGTACGTTTTTGGATGTCGTGTTTACCACTATATTTTGATGTGCTTCAATACAAATGTAATAATTTCTATGAATTCTGGCTTCCACTGCACTGCACTTTATTATAATCAATCATTCATATTATGGCTCTACTAGGCCCTCTTCATGCACTAATTAGTACATAACCATGTTAGGTTGGTCCCACCACTAGTGTATCAAACAATATTGCTCTACTAGCACCGACCCCTCTAAAAAAACATGTGTCCGTGAAAGTGTCCTTGTCCGAAATTGACATTTACCCTAGTGTAAATTGCTTatctttttcaaattattatcggtATAAATATGTTGGTGTTAATGTCGTGCTTTTTGTGTCTGCGTAAGTTCTCTATATCAACTTGCATTATAATTGATGTTTctgattttatattattatgatcATGATCACAGGTCTTGGCTAGTAAAACAAAAATTTGCATGGTACTTGAGTATGTGACTGGACAAGAGTTATTTCACAAAATTGTAAGTAACATTTGCTTCATGGTAATAATGAGTGTGTATGATTCAGTTGATGACATTTAATGATGTTAACTGTATTCATAGGCTTCCAAAGGTAAACTTAATGAAACTGAAGGTAGAAAGTTGTTTCAGCAGTTGATTGATGGTGTGAGTTACTGCCATAGTAAAGGTGTCTTCCATAGAGATATCAAGGTTTTTTCTTTCGACCTGTTTGGATTGATTCATTTGAGCTTGTTTACAGAAGCTGAAATTGCATTACTTACTTGGTGATGCTGTTATCTTTTTGTAGCTTGAGAATGTACTTGTGGATGCGAAAGGAAATCTAAAGATAACTGATTTTGGCCTTAGTGCTTTACCCCAACAATTTGCGGTGAGATATACTTTGAGAGATAAAATAACGGGTTCGTCTATAAAATTTTTGTTATTCGATTATGTGATGTTAACTGTATGAAAAAATTTAGGAAGATGGGTTGTTGCATACAACATGTGGAAGTCCAAACTATGTTGCGCCAGAGATTCTTGCTAATAGGGGATATAATGGTGCATCATCTGATGTATGGTCATGTGGTGTTATCTTGTATGTAGTTCTAACAGGATACCTACCTTTTGATGATAGAAATCTCGCAGTTCTCTATCAGAAGGTATTATTCAGATGTTGTGAATTCTCGTTATAGATAGCTACTAGGCCTATCATAGTAGTTTATGAGATTTGTTCTTAATTTAACAGGTTTCAAAAGGAGATTGTCAGATACCGAAATGGTTATCATCTGGTGCCCAAAATATTATAAAGAGGATTCTTGATCCCAACCCTGAAACCAGAATAACAATGGCGGGGATCAAAGAAGACTTGTGGTTCAAGGAAGGATATAATCAAGCGGATCCTGAGGACGAGGATGAGGATGTATACGTTGACAATCAAGCCTTTTCTGTCAATGAATTGGTATACATTTGAACTAATAATTGCGTGTCCATGACAGTAAATTTGGCAGAATCGAGGTGTGCTACCGTGATTTTGACCAAAATTATACTTTGAAAACTCAACAAAAACACAATGTTATTGTGATTTCTTCAAACTTTCCAAACATGCACTGTATCTGAAATTCAACTTCTTTCGAGTGTCAACTTTGCCTTATTCTCTTGGTCACAGACAcatgaagaagaaaaaaggaGTTCAGAATCTCCAATCCGTATCAATGCATTTCAGTTGATAGGGATGTCTTCAAGCCTAGACCTGTCTGGACTTTTTGAGAACGAGGTGAGAATTGAAGTTACTTAGCAGGAAATTTGCATTGTTATATATTTTGAGCACAATTTTCCGCCACTTCCTGAGAAAAACTCACTCATTTTTTCCCGTACTATGTGGTTTGAGTTACAGGATGTATCCGAGAGGAAGATAAGGTTTACAACTAACCTTTCAGACAAAGATCtgatgaaaaagattgaagattcTATGGTAGAAACGGAATTTAGAGTTCAAAAGAAAAACGGCAAAGTTAGTATTACTGTTGATGTTTAGAAAAGCTTTTTCTATCTATTTGCTTCAAACCTGTATGTAAAGTCATGTTAGTCTAGTTTGACCAATAATTAAATTAACATTTCAGATAAAAGTGATACAAGAAAATAAGGAGCATAAAACCCCTGGCAGCCTCTCGGTGACAATAGAGGTAGTCGATGTAATTGATGTTTGCGACTAAATATCTGCATAGTCTGCACATACTAAGAAACTAACTTTACCTCTTCAACTATAACAGGTTTTTGAAATAAGTTCATCGTTGTATGTAGTAGAAATAAGGAAGTGTTATGGAGATGCATCTGTATATAGACAGGTATTTATaccctctctttctctctctcatacacacacacacaaggTTATCTGAAAAATCAGACCCTGGAGCCTAAATATTTTTCATGTGATGCAGTTATGCAAGAAATTATTAAACAATCTGGGCGTTCCCCAAGGAAAGCACTAGTGAGCTCAGAAGTGAAAAATTTTGGAATGAAATATCAAAATTGTGGCATTCATTGATCTTACCGGTCATTGtgacttttcttcttcttatatATAGAAACAAAGATAGTAATATGTTATACAGTAATAGCGTATTAGCGCCAGTTTTGAATATAGCAATCAATTAAACTGTTGAACACTGAACATTTCTATGTAAAAGCTAAGTTTCAATGATCTTGAAATCGGATATGTTTTCTTGCATCAACTACCAATGTTTGCTTTGCTATGCATAGTCGGTCTCAAGCCCAGATAATGTAAAACTTTATTGAATATCCAAGACATGGATCAAAATTTAATTATCAAATAAGGAGAGCCTAAAACTTTGGATAATCAACTAGCATCTCAGAAAAGTTAGGTTGCTCTCTCAGACTATTTAATATGATTGCAATACAAGCAAAATTTTACTTCAACACAGTGAGTGCTTTTGAATACGTTTGATATAACTAGATGCATTAAGTAGCCTTCTGGCACCAATGAGTTTGACAAAATTATAGAACCAAATCAGagacaatattttgatcaatggaATTTCATTATGCAAATAATTTACATGGAAAATATACCTCTTTACAAATGGCTCTAGCTAAATCAGTATTTTCACTTCCTTTGAGGATAGGCTCGGGGATAAGGGTCTACAGAGGGAGACAGAGAGGTTATCCATGGAAGGCAAATCTCTCACGACAAGTGGAGTTTACAAATGTTTTGTTCATTGTTTGTTTCAATTATATGCATCACTGGCTCACAAGCCTGTTTCCAAACTCCTTattaaaaacctgaattaaaccACTTTCATCTGCCATATGAAGCTTCTCATCCAGTATTTTCTTGTACTCGTCATCTCTATCCTCTAAACTTCGCACCATCTCAACCTACAAAACCAGGTGCCACTAGAGTTACAACTCATGATACAGGAGATCCATTCAGCTATAATCAGATAACTGGTTCACTAAGAAATTATGTAGCTATAATTTCAGAAGTAGAACAGCAAAGGGAAAATCAAACATCAGATAAACTTGACAAGACATCAAATCACCTGTTTTTGGAACATATGGAATTCATCAGAGCTGAGGGAGCCATCACTGTTCGCGTCAAGGAGCAGCATCATGTCGTGTGCATCTTCTCCTGGTGCACCAAGCTCCTCTATGACCTCTGTAAGTTCCTCAATGCTTATTTTACCATCTCCATTCTTGTCAAGAAGGCGAAATACTCTATCCCTCTGATCAAACCCGACCCCTTTATGATTTGCATTTGGAAAATCTTTAAGGCGCAAAGCAGCCAGTTCAGCTGCCGCAACCATGATCGTCTTCAGACGCTTTGCctaacaagaaaacaaaacaataaatGTCAATTCCCTTCTGTCTTTTTTAGGAGTTAAATCTGTGGCGCGCATAGTTTATGTATATTTGTAATTTAAAAAGACAACACTAACCTCCTCAGGATCCGTAAGACCGGCCTTGTATAACGAATGAGATGCCACTCCACCAACAGCTAACCTATCCATT encodes:
- the LOC131630418 gene encoding CBL-interacting serine/threonine-protein kinase 1-like, which encodes MVILNLGKKQIKKKLENEGVRVGKYELGRTLGEGNFGKVKFAKNTDSGQPYAVKIIDKNKIVDLNITNQIKREIAALKLLRHPNVVKLYEVLASKTKICMVLEYVTGQELFHKIASKGKLNETEGRKLFQQLIDGVSYCHSKGVFHRDIKLENVLVDAKGNLKITDFGLSALPQQFAEDGLLHTTCGSPNYVAPEILANRGYNGASSDVWSCGVILYVVLTGYLPFDDRNLAVLYQKVSKGDCQIPKWLSSGAQNIIKRILDPNPETRITMAGIKEDLWFKEGYNQADPEDEDEDVYVDNQAFSVNELTHEEEKRSSESPIRINAFQLIGMSSSLDLSGLFENEDVSERKIRFTTNLSDKDLMKKIEDSMVETEFRVQKKNGKIKVIQENKEHKTPGSLSVTIEVFEISSSLYVVEIRKCYGDASVYRQLCKKLLNNLGVPQGKH